Within the Pseudorasbora parva isolate DD20220531a chromosome 20, ASM2467924v1, whole genome shotgun sequence genome, the region attgatatagtgtagagtaaaaaatgctgaccacagttaagattttaacaaataaatctacctcagttgtaataaattgttcacctgtttgggaagtgtttgtcatgttttgactgtcagttaactgtctgttttctacatctttcactcaggagcaaaaatatgcctttaaacttcaaagaaatagattttacatttattgtgatatttattaatatcgactgatatggaaaattatattgtgatcattttttgggccatatcgacCAGCCCTAAGTTTCTGTAATTACAGAAATTCTGTAAAAACACTGTAATTACCAAAATTTAAGATGTAAATTCACTTTGCTTATGCAGTAAATTTTCGCGCTGTAATCTAAGGCGTTACCAAAGTTACACAATTTCCTAATACGCATTTACAGTAATGAAGCATTGGATTGAATACATTATGTCTCACCTGTTTGAGTAACTCTTGCCCAGGTCCAGGTGTCCAATCACAACTCTGAGAGGAAGAGAACCACTGACACCCTGATGAGATACACTGCACACACCTTAATACATGCAAATATGATGTGTCAATATCTTGTATCATTTCTAAACTATGACATTTTTCACACTGCATTTCATTTTCTCACTGTGTATAAGAAGCATTTGGTGAATTGTCTGTGATACTGGAGCAGTTCCTCAGCGTCAGCGTCTCTGTGATCTTCTGATCCTCAACAGTAACTCTAGCAGAGACTTTTAAACCTGAAAAGATTATTAACAAatgttaatgattaaaaaaaagatattttgactaCATAAATGTGCTGTATAATAATAACACATACACAACTTAACTGAAAGAAAACCAACCTTTGGTAGACAGCAGCTCATCAGGAAATCTACAGGAGCATTTTGGGAAATCTGCAGTCAGGTCAGACCCGTCACACAGATTCCCACTTCCTGTGGTGAAGGAACATGAGAAGGCGGGACTTCCTGTGCTCTCCAGACTCAAGGCAAGATGTAACGTAATCTATGTGGGAGAGGGTAATGGTTGGTAAAAGCAgtcttgtaaataaattataaatgataaataataaGCAAATTACATTTAGACAACAATGTCTACCTTTCTAGAAGATTTCTCTGTCATCTGAAATGAAAGCAACTGCGTCTGAAGAGAGTCTTTTGGGATGGACACCCATGAAGTATTTGAGCATTCATCTTGAGTAGAACATCTAGATAAAAACAGCATCAACCGATATAAGACATACAGATCTGTTTGCACACGTATCATAAGGAGTTAACACACTGTTGAACCATTAGGCTTGTGATGATGCTGCCAAGAGCTCATGTGTGATAAAGGCAAGCTGACCTCTTTGTGTTCACACACCAGCCGCAGAGAGGATCCAGGGCAGCTCTGCAGTCTTTCAGAGAGCTGTATTTTGCACAGTTATTCACAGAAACTCTTCTGAGCTACATGAACATTGTGAACAGAAAGAGATGACAAAAAAAAGCATGACAATTCAATGTAACACAAATAGAGTATCTGACATACTGCGAATAGTTTGTTTGTTAATTGCACATTTATAAGCCTCACCTCTTTCTCCAGAGCAACGTAGATATGTTTGAAATCTAATGGATcaaagtgcattctgggaaacAATGCTCGTTCAACAATCGATTTGTACAGCACTGTTGGACCTGTTGGACAGCCTGTTGTGAATTTCTCATCCAAAACAAGCTAGAAACACAAGAGATACAAATCATAAATTGTGATTGTAGTGTTTTAAATACAGAGGTAAACTAACGCTTAAATGAAGGTCACGAATATACAAATGAAAACTTATAGAGAGGTGAAGGACACCTTTATCAGTTGACCATCACTGGTTCCTATGAACAGCACAATCCAGGATCCACTTCTAACTGCTGCCACTGATGACATTGAGCTGTACTTGAACACCacagacagcggctgaagtTTACTGCCACTCTgcaacacaaaaataaaaatggtcagACTTTAGTTAATAGTAAAATtaggtttttaatttttaatttaattttaaataaacttataCTCAAATCAATAACATTAATCTTAacatttgtaaaaacaaaacaaaaaacaaacaaaaaaaaactgtgtacaACATTTATTGAGCACATGAATGTTGATTTTCCAACCTCAAAATCACATTTTTCACCAGAAGTGCAGAAACCCTTCACTTTGCCTTTAACTGTACTGATGTCGAACAGAGCCAGCGCGGTGTTCTCCGGATCCTGCTGGTCCTGCGCACTGAACACACCTGCCCAAATAACGGCGCTCACTGAGGGAATAACGGTGGAGGCGACGAGCACTGGACGAGCTTTATCACTGCAGCACTGTATCGTTACAGCCTGAAGGGATTTGAAGATGTCTGCCTTTTTTCTTTTAGAGCTGTCCATCCACAGGACGTGCACTTTCCTCTCCGTGTCAGTCTTTGCgttgagaaataaatacaaCTCTGAGGGAGAAACTCTCTGGAATCCGTCAACAAACTCCACATCTCTAGCTGTGCTCTGGATGAAGGAGGTTGATCCGTCATCTATGTTAGAGAAAATCCCACCAGCTTGAGACTGTAAAGTGTTCCACAAGCTAATAACAGGATACAGAGATTTTCCATCATCGTCCTTTTTCCCAACCAAAAGGTACCTACTGTTACCTGTACCTGTTATGAACGCAACAGATTTCTCATTCTGGGTCGGTCCTACAGATATACCACTTTCATAGTAAATACTCTTTGTAATGTCACTGAGGTTAAGAACTTCACAGTATCCATCTCTAAAGGTCCCACAGGTTATCAGGGTGTCGTTGTCATCAAAAGGCACCAGAATGTTGACTGTATTTTGATGAGCAGGATTAGTGATGTCCTTCCTCTTCTCCTCAGAAAGATCGAGTCTCATCTGATGAAGATGACGGTCAGTAAGAACGAACAACTTACTTTTACCAACTACAAAGTCCTTGATGTCTCCATCAAAGTTCACCACATCATCACAAATGCAATGTTTCAGAAGTACAAGTACTCCAAGTAAGTATCCTCTCATCTTAAACATTGAATGAGCAGTTGTACAGGCCTTCACTGATCAACTGCGCTCAGATGCGTCTGCTGGGGAAGTGAGTGGAAGTGAAAGCAGTTCTGTGAGAGGAAGGCGCGGGTCTAAATGCTACAGAGAAATCGTAGCCTACTTTCTGAAACATGTATTAACTATGCAAAaagttacttgagtaaaaaacaaacaaaaaacatctgCGTTCATTTGTATACCAAAGCATAAGTTAAAAAGTAGAATAGGCTTAAATGTTTTAGAAATTGTCAAATGATATCAAGGTTTTTTCTCCACACAGTTTGTAAAACAACttgtttattaataatattcatATTATGGTTATGATTCCTGACTATGTAAGGCTCTTGAAAAAATAAGATAGGCCTACAAATCATACCGGACACAAATATCACACACTTCACAGATGATAGAAAAAGCAGACCTTCATTTGTAGCCTACAGTATCTGCAGAAGGAAAGTAGACTATAGCTTAAACCTTTTAGTTTTAGGGCATACTGCATCTTCTTTAAACTGAATATCATTATCATTTAACTCATCAGTTCATGCAACACAGTCTGgcataataatgataatgatgatgacaataataacaacaaaaacagcCCTGATAATAATATCTCCAGTTCAATTTATTGTAATATCAAATCAACtttagtttttgtgttattaaatttaaatatatgtatttgtCAGAGGATTTTATTTGAAGCATTGTTAAATTGCTTAAAGAACACTTCAAGTTCAGGTTTCCTCTGGGAATGGGTCTACTCTAAACCATTATGTTAGGGTTGCTATAGtgctaaataatgtttttttgcaaTCGTTTCTCCTCATTTTAAAGTTGTGAGGCACTGATATAGGACAGGCGGTTTTGGTGTAGCCTATATCTGTTGTATTTTCTCAGCTGAACTAAACGGATATTTGCACAATTTTGTATATATgttattgaatgaaaatgtttGAAATATAATGGCACTACTATGGCATATTACAATTTTATCCATGGGTAAGAAttcattttgttaattttgtttgttaaatgtgGACTCTTCATAGTAAACAACATGGACATGTGATGATGATACATATGAAACAATTCAGATCTGTGCTTAGAAGACCTTTCAGTGTCCTTAAGATATATTTAAGGTACATATTATGGTAGACATAGACAtagttatattattttataataaccGCACTGTGTGCTCTGAcatgtaaatggtaaatggctTGCAGAACTAAAAGCATGTTAGTGTGAGTTCATGTGTGCTTGTTCATTTAAATCAGACCAGACTCTTTTCAATGGGTATTAtatgtttattaataaatatgagTTGTAAGGCGGTATACTAATAACATAAATCAGATTAATAACAAACATACAGTGTATACAGTGAATTTTGGATCAGGCAGGTAAGACAAATACCCACAATCCACAGTGAAGTTTCCAACTTTCTATGACAAGCTTAACGGACCACTGCCCTCATAACGGGGGGAATAAAACCACACGTCCTGAGAAAAGAGAGACAGATTTTACTGATTGCTGATTTTAATTCCTCCTCAATGCAACATCACTAGATAATATTTGCAAGTGAACcgattaatttaatataaaatgcaTGTTGTCACCACTTTCAATAAATCAAttatatatttagattttttgaagTGCATTTAACAATTATATGATCAGATAAAGGACACATTCTTCCAAATAAGACCTCATGCACTACATGTGTGAATCCGACTCACTGAAGTAATAAATAGCTGAGATCTGTGCATCAGATAAAGTGCTGTGAGTTACTGCAGGAGTAATAAACACACTTGTCTTACCCCTGAGCTTCTGCTGTATTGTGTTTGAAGCTCTTTATTAGAGGGACGGACAATAACTGATTCCACAGTGTCCATATTGCTTCCCTGAACATGAATCTTCCTTCCACCACTGAATGAAGACATATTAAAACCAATTTCAGccaataatacataaaaaaacagttttagAGAACAGTATTGCCATTTTAATTCCACTCACTAACTTTCCTGCATGTAACTTTCACATACACAATCAGGAAACAAGACTGTCAAGAAGCATGTTGCTCTTACTAAACTAAAGACTAGTGTAGTTCACATGTGAGTCAGTAAACCGCAGCTCTCAGGGCTAAGACAAAACATACAGGAAATGCTCCGACCCTCACTTCTGTTTTCATTTCTTGCTGTCTTTGTATAGAAGTGTTTTGTCATCTGTTCTAACAGAAACTCCGCAGATCATTACATTGCAAATCTTATGCTCCCACTTTAACAGCATTCTTGCAACTTGATGGGCTGTATGACATTggattaactaattcaaatgtGCAGTTTTCATCTCAAGGCACTGATGGGATAGGGAAGCTGATCTGCCAGTGGTCTGAAATGCTCTTACCTGCTCCAGGAGACTGTGGGCTGTATTCCTGTACAGCTGGGCTGGGAACTGTAAGTGATGATGATGTTACCATGACAACGGTCATCAGGAGTAACAACACACACTTTCACTGTTCCTTTAGTTCCACTGGGAGGAATGTGGAACCTTAAAGTGTCACTGGAGCGATCAAACACTGGAGATCTGAAGGAAACATTCATGCACAATATAATTTATCTCAATCTACACACATTCTgcgaaatataaaaatacaaaaatacagtcTCACTCTTTAGAAAAACAGTCCATATCCTCTTGACAATTTTAGTGACAGATTCCAGGTTCCTTCCTCTCAGTAAAACGTTCTTTCTGCCGTGGAAAGAAACTTTGTTGGGCTCCAGAGAGAGAATCTCTGGCTTCTACAGGACACAAAGGGTTGCACatggaaaaaaaaggaaaaaaatccaTATCACGTATATCTATGTAGGAGAGGTTAATGATTGGTAAAAGCAGTCTTGTAAATAAATTCTACATGACAATGAATGAattcaaaataatcaaagatatttgatatttgaaattgaacTAAGACATATGTTTTACTGTTGCcaccccctctctcttatcagcaGGGCCAGTTGaaattcctaaagacaaagagatgttgaaggactgtaggccaaatggtgccacacctgtctcagggtttcagtcacatggtcaaggaataaataaaagaatattGGAACTCTTTGCTCTGGGTCGAttctctggctgtctcttctagggGCCTTCTCTTTAGttcttctctttgctctcttttcttttctttctttctttctttctctctctctctctctctctctctctctctctctctctctctctctctctctctctctctctctctctctctctctctctctctctctctctctctctctctctctctctctctctctctctctctctctcaggtaacattGTATACATGCTGGGTATGATTAATGGTTTAATGATTAAAGTTTTTATCATCTGATACATCttttttgtaactattttaagtgtaaccataaccagattttgtcattatattctttcaattataaatgatttgctaactagttttgatttggtattgactttgaagtgttacctattgcaatacaattgtcacgtcacaaacaagggaaaagggtgcgaggactcaagtgcagaaaatgatcatttattataaaataaaacataaactcaaaacaacaacccacgagggggaaaaacacataatagaataatataaatacaaacttaaacaaaccaacagaatcacggggaggacggaagacgcagacattacacaaggatccaacacagactgacaaacacaaggagattataaagggaacaaacaaggcagataatgagggagaacaggtggggcaaattaaccaataatcagataacaagggggagggaactgacagggacacgagcacatgctcaacataacaaaacccacaagtgcacacaagacaggacaggcatgtgacattaccccctccttaaggagtggctaccagacgctccactagggacgggagggacagaccagggagggacgggagggacagaccagggagggacgggagggacagaccagggagggacgggagggacagaccagggagggacgggagggacagaccagggagggacgggagggacagaccaaggagggacgggagggacagaccaggggggcacgggagggacagaccaggggggcacgggagggacagacaaagaaggtacagacaagggaggggtaaacaagggaggaacgccatgttcaggaggccatggtggcccacaaagttcgaatggccagggcggcccaccgagttcgggaggcccaccaagttcaagcggccggggcggcccatagagttcaggcagccagggcagtgcgggtagagcagggcgccagggaggcgcggtgagagcagggcgccagagaggcgcggtgagtgcagggggcgccagggaggcgcggtgagagcagggcgcctcagcggcgcggtgagagcaggacgcctcagcggcgcggtgagagcaggacgcctcagcggcgcggtgagagcaggacgcctcagcggcgcggtgagagcaggacgcctcagcggcgcggtgagagcaggacgcctcagcggcgcggtgagagcaggacgcctcagcggcgcggtgagagcaggacgcctcagcggcgcacggagagcaggacgcctcagcggcgcacggagagcaggacgcctcagcggcgcacggagagcaggacgcctcagcggcgcacggagagcaggacgcctcagcggcgcacggagagcaggacgcctcagcggcgcacggagagcaggacgcctcagcggcgcacggagagcagggcgcctcagcggcgcacggagagcagggcgcctcagcggcgcacggagagcagggcgcctcagcggcgcagggagagcaggactgctcaggggcgcaggtagagcagggcgcctcagcggcgcagggagagcagggcgcctcagcggcgtagggagagcagggcgcctcagcggcgcagggagagcagggcgcctcagcggcgcagggagagcagggcgcctcagcggcgcagggagagcagggcgcctcagcggcgcagggagagcagggcgcctcagcggcgcagggagagcagggcgcctcagcggcgcaggcagggcgttggggaaacttctccagtccagcagtatccaccggcactgggaccaccggaatacgatctgctggcattgggaccaccggaacatgatctgccggaactgggaccaccggaacacgatccaccggcacagggaccaccggaacacgatccaccggcacagggaccaccggaacacgatccaccggcacagggacaaccggcacagggaccatcGGAACAcggtccaccggcacagggaccaccggaacacggtccaccggcacagggaccaccggaacacgatccaccggcacagggaccaccggaacacgatccaccggaatcgggaccactggaacacgatccgccggtactgggaccatcGGCAtgcgatccgccggcactgggaccaccggcacagggaccactggagcTGGGACCACAAgaacaggcacggagggagccttccttctcctcctccttttAGAGACCACCGGAGCTTGGGCCACTGGAACTGGGGCCACTGGAACAGGAACCACCGGAGCTATCCAGCCCCTGGTCCTAGAGGGACTGGAGTCCAGCTGTTCCACAAACTCCCAAAAGTCCGGGGTTCCCATTCTCTCAACCTCCATGGGGCTGAGAGGCATGTCCAGGCAGAGGTTAAACACCTCTGCCTTCTCTGTCTCATTGAGGTACAGGTGATGCACCTCAATAAGGAATTTGCAGGCGAACTCTCTTACACCCGCCCCCTGTTGGCGGATGTATTTAGAGTTCACCTGCCGCATCACCTGTACTTGCCTGGTTAGCTCCATAGTTCAAAGagcaaacaacaaaaataaacaatcctCTTGCTGAGTCCtctatggttggatccttctgtcacgtcacaaacaagggaaaagggtgcgaggactcaagtgcagaaaatgatcatttattataaaataaaacataaactcaaaacaacaacccacgagggggaaaaacacataatagaataatataaatacaaacttaaacaaaccaacagaatcacggggaggacggaagacgcagacattacacaaggatccaacacagactgacaaacacaaggagattataaagggaacaaacaaggcagataatgagggagaacaggtggggcaaattaaccaataatcagataacaagggggagggaactgacagggacacgagcacatgctcaacataacaaaacccacaagtgcacacaagacaggacaggcatgtgacaacaatatagtcacattaaagcaacgctctcccacatattttgctattgtaactgcgcttatttccgtcgttggtataagttgcagtggggttatagacaagaaatgtgcagttttctaccatcttggtgataacgtttctttagtcgttcggcaaccctgcagtaagaaccactgtaggcgatccacctAAGGGTGTACAATAAtaagtaaattacatttaaacaaaaatgtctacctttctaGAAGATTTCTCTGTCATCTGAAAAGAAACCAGCTGCGTCTGAAGAGAGTCTTCTGGGATGGACACCCATGAAGTATTTGAGCATTCATCTTGAGTAGAACATCTAGATAAAAACAGCATCAGCCAATTTCATGATATACAGATCTGTTTGCACACGTATCATTTACTTGAACACCACAGAGAATGGCTGAAGTTTACTGCCACTCtataacacaaaaataaaaaatgttaagaCTTAGTGAATAGTGATGTTAGGTTTTTTTCATGCAACATATTATACTGTCCATGACTGAAATCAATAAAACTACttaacatttgtaaaaaaaaaaaaaacatgtatattCTAATCATCAAGACATAACATTAGATGAAATACTCAAAGTCATTGCATCATTCCCTAGCAGTAAAAGGGCCACGGATCTGACGGCTTTGGAATTAAatttctaccagaaagactcagggagaaatatataaacaatagtgcatttattaacagctcagcaagctgatagtgtacagagtcattttggcgtaggccccgtccgaagagcataatccgagggtctcggatctgcaattcctgcctgaagaAGTGGGTaggggcgcagccgaccccccggcagggtatggacagggccatcctggtggtggtggggaggatgggggtAATGGTCACTTCAGTATCTGCAaactcaaacatgtgtaagtacagagcctttataccgtgagcatgagaatatcattggattagagtgaaggcattaagtgacgtagtaattgagtcttcccagcagaacttatgctaaagctttcatttcttttttttaatctttgaaAATCGCTCTAATAATGGTGAGATTATTCAACTGTTCTATTGACAATCAAGAATTTCCATATACAAAGTATGACGCCAACATCTCTTTAATTCTTAAAAAAGGGAAAGAAGAAACGGCTCCGCATCATACTGCCCCATAGCCCTTTTGAATTcagttattaattttttttaccaagATCCTTGCGAacagattaaataaatgtaGTCCCAGggcatttttctttctttaatgtGAGACGCCTAATGAATATTCTATACTCAAAGCATGATTGTCTCTGAAATGTCACCATCTAATCTCTGGATGCTGTAAAGGCATTGACTCAAACTGGAATATTTTCCAGTTCAATCCAATTTCAATCTTATTTCAGTGCTCCAGGAGTTCGACCTAGGAGAATCATTCTCTCTATGGGTGAAAATGGTTTATGCCAAATCCAGGGCCTCAGTGCTCactaattttgataaatcatctCAATTTTCTCTGCACAGAAGGACAACATAGGACAATTAGACCACCATGTATTTCTCTACGCCGAAGATATTATTCATTACCTACCCTTATTAGATTTGTTGGAAACTTTTGGAAAGTTCTCTGGTTACTCTATAAATTGGCAAAAGAGTGAATTCATGCCTTTAAATAACAGTATTAACCCAGACTTCGTTCAAAACCTATCTTTTAAAATCGCAACAGATTAAATATTTCTGGGTCACTATACCAAAAAACTtatctctgtattttctactaaataagaggcatgatcaactggcattatttgaataactctgtacgcaattggatagtccttcaaccaatcagatcacaagaggtgtgatcatcGACCCATTGCTTCTCATCTGTCACtgtgtctgtgattggttcccgcaaaagtgtaacagaagcagtagaaatgaatgtacaggtttccagactgagttgcttggcgaaatcaaatcgctggcagatcaggctgttTACCCAGTCTTCCAAAAAACGCTAAGGACATATATAAATTAAACTACTTAGCTATGCTAGAGAGTTTGAAACATAATATAGAAAGCTGGAGGAAGATGGTAATATTGCCCAGATTTCTATacctttttcaaaaaaaaaatctaattttcctGCCTTTTAAAGCACGGGATTTGATTATATTGccataagtaataataataataataataaattgtatttataattcactttatattaaacaaaatctcaaagtgctacagaatttaaaaaaaaacaatcaacaacaataaataaataagtaaattaataaaataaaataaattaaactgaaaaatataaaataaaataaagaagtagcaagtcaattaaaagctctgctaaaaaggtgggttttaagaccacgcttaaaagtatctatagtctgtggagtccgcaggtggtcagggagagcattccacagactgggggctgcagagcagaaggcccgatcccccatagtacggagattggctgtgggagttaCAGGCGAaacagcgaaacagagcggaggttacgagtggctgtttgtgtggtgaggagttcctcaagataggagggagcatcaccatggatgcactgatgggtaaggagagagatcttgtactcgatcctgaacgacacaggaagccagtggagtgattttagaatggggtgatatggtcgtatttgcgcaccctcatgaggatcctagcagcgctgttctgaatacactgcagcctctggagatttttgctagaaatgccaataaggagcgcattgcagtagtccagcctggaggagataaaggcgtggacaagcttctgcgcatcagccagtgatagaatgggacgaagtttggcaatgtttctggggtggaagaaggaggtcttacacaggtgtttgatgtgcgcttcaaaagtaagctgtgattccattctgacccccagattggtgactgaagtggaaagtggaatgacctgatcagagaaagcaatgctggtgataacggacttctggacctgaagtggagtgccgactagaatagcttcagtcttggagctgtttagctgcagaaagttttgcttcatccacgcctttatctcatccaggcaagtgatcaaagtggatggtgtgaggtcagcagagggagatgaacttgtcctaaagtaaagttgagtgtcatcagcatagcagtgaaaagaaatcccatgccggttgatgagacggccaagggggagcatgtagagtatgaacagggtgggtccgagcacagagccttgagggacaccgcaggtgacattgtgtgacagggatgtagcttctcctaacgcaacatattcagttctcccagtgagataagaagaaaaccagttgtggaccgagtcagagagaccaatggtggaatgtaaacggtgaaggaggatgttatggtcaactgtatcgaaagTGTGGGGATTTAAAGCACACCGTATTTCCACGCTAAATGTAGGCTATGTAAACCAAGGTTGCTGGGTGGAATAGGTCTACCAAATATCCAGCAATATTTTAAGATGGCAAAATTGTCCCCACCAATATTTTAGCGAACTCATTCGTACTGCTATATGGATCGATTCCGACGGCCAGGGCAAAACAAATGAAACGGTTGCCAGTCCCTTGAAATACGGAATCGTCCCTTATTTACaagcaaaatgacgcgtcccgcAAGATTGCGTTTTAGCAgctttgctgccatag harbors:
- the LOC137048972 gene encoding plexin-C1-like codes for the protein MFKMRGYLLGVLVLLKHCICDDVVNFDGDIKDFVVGKSKLFVLTDRHLHQMRLDLSEEKRKDITNPAHQNTVNILVPFDDNDTLITCGTFRDGYCEVLNLSDITKSIYYESGISVGPTQNEKSVAFITGTGNSRYLLVGKKDDDGKSLYPVISLWNTLQSQAGGIFSNIDDGSTSFIQSTARDVEFVDGFQRVSPSELYLFLNAKTDTERKVHVLWMDSSKRKKADIFKSLQAVTIQCCSDKARPVLVASTVIPSVSAVIWAGVFSAQDQQDPENTALALFDISTVKGKVKGFCTSGEKCDFESGSKLQPLSVVFKYSSMSSVAAVRSGSWIVLFIGTSDGQLIKLVLDEKFTTGCPTGPTVLYKSIVERALFPRMHFDPLDFKHIYVALEKELRRVSVNNCAKYSSLKDCRAALDPLCGWCVNTKRCSTQDECSNTSWVSIPKDSLQTQLLSFQMTEKSSRKITLHLALSLESTGSPAFSCSFTTGSGNLCDGSDLTADFPKCSCRFPDELLSTKGLKVSARVTVEDQKITETLTLRNCSSITDNSPNASYTQCVQCISSGCQWFSSSQSCDWTPGPGQELLKQDACKDLFSDMDYREPEIFSLEPKKVFFHGRNNVLLRGKNLESVTKIHFQGNMDCISKESPVFDRSNDTLRFHIPPSGTKGTVKVCVVTPDERCHGNIIITYSSQPSCTGIQPTVSWSSGGRKIHVQGSNMDTVESVIVRPSNKELQTQYSRSSGDVWFYSPRYDGSGHLSLSLKVENFTVDCGYLSYLPDPKFTVFTTLQVANDLLVNIQKKADALNLSKSEVNVMGYQGDRQYQCVLEMFEYNAICKIKGESGAVTAVDSITITIGNYVLGMGNTKDLFCLSPQNTPGQG